The sequence taaaactggaaaaataattaacatgaTATTGGAGTAAGTAGATATGACTTTATCTAACATGTTAATCTCATCCTTGGTTGTTTGTCATTTTCAGGGCACTACATGCCGcattcttcatcatcatcaggaggaggagggttgtatCTGGATGCCTATGAGGTCTCTTTCCCTCTGGAAGAGAGTTTGGAGAGACCACCTTCATATCACCTGAACCAGGGCCAGCAGATGATGGAGGGTATGACATATCTACTACACATCACCTCTGTAGATGTAgtcaatttcagtttaattgaaAGATTTTATTGGCCTGGTAcctgtcttgtttttttcctgtcttatgttcccttttccctttttgtctCATACCTCCTCTtctcaccctcctctcctgcagaGCCTGTGGTGCAGGAGCCTCCTCCCTCTCAGTACAGCCCTTTCATCCTGGTCTCTAACCTGCGAGCTCACCTGTATGTCGCTCTGGAGAAAAATGCCTGGCTGCAGAGGCGAAtcgaggagctggaggaggagcgTAACTTTCTGCGGTGTCAGCTCGACCGCTTCATCATCAGCATGAGGAGCCCCGAGGGTGAAGAGTCAAGAAACACAACCAtcataattgatttattaatGCTCCAATACACACTTAGTCTGTAAAATTAGAAATATGTTATCAGGGTGTATCAATCATGCTGACTCAGAAACTGCCATCCATCACTTATCTTGTCAAAGGCTGGATTTTCTGCAGTTTTAGTCTCATCTGTTCTAGTTGTTTGGAGCAGGTTTATAGGGTGTGAGATGGGCTTCCCCTCAGGGGCACCAGAGGACCTATAGGAAGGCACAGCTTGATAAAATACAAACCAGAAACAAAGTGATCTGATTAGTTTTCCTCTGCAATACACTGGGCAAAAACGATAGACTTTTActtacagagagagagatagaagaCTGGCTACACAAGCAAAGCAAAAAACCTTGTGCAAATCTTTTTATTGTCCATCATCACTCCAAACACTGTAAGGTGTGTTTTTAAGAACTAAAAATATATGAATTTGTTCAtcctttaactttaactttaaatccAAGGCTGTTGTTTTAGATCTGACCAATATTTGAATATCGGTATCACTtaaaattaattcataaatatcagcaaaaattcaaTGTTGTGCAtcctttgttatttttacttttttttgttagtatttgttaatattttaatttttatctgttttaaacaTACAGTGTCAGAGTGGTGTGGAGACACCCAGAGAGCTGTGAAGGTCCAACCCTCCTGCTCTCCCTCGCCTCCCTCCCCCATGACCACCCGCTCTGGAATGACTCTCAAACGCCTGCAGGCCCCAGGACCACGGCCCCGCCGCACCACAGCCATCCCAGGTGAGGAAATGCCAGacctgtaaataaaataatttaagatgGCTCACTTTGATCATGTCAGAAACATTTAACCCCTGCTTTGTAGTGATTCAAAAGGTGAACGGATGCTTTCTTTCTGTGgttgttttgattgtttcttTTCAGTCAAACAGGAGTTTCATCTGGAGGAGGATAAATACTACACCGAGGACGAGTacgtggaggaagaggaggaggaagaggaataTGAAGACTCATCCTTAGAAAAGGGGTCAAAGAAGAAGGGCAGAGTGCGAGCCAATGGAGAGCCCaggatgaagatgaggaggatCTTCAGGATCACTcatgggagagagagacagagaggttGGGCATCAACTGACAGAAAACACCTCTCCTAAACTGTGTAGCGTTATATTTCTGTAGATACTGTAGTCTAATTTatattaaatgttgttttatacTCACTAATCCTGCTGTAGTCAAACAACTAGATCCTAGGCATCCCACAAGGCTCTGTACTGtgcccatttatgttctttaagtACAAGGTTTTTAGGTTTAATCATCCAGATACACAAAatctttttcaacttttatgtTAAATACACCCAGCTCTATCTCTCCTCTTTAACGGGGAAACAGCACATTTCTCTCcttcagtttttaatgtttaattacTCCACACTTGTCTCTCCCCTTTTCCTCAGTTAAAGACCCAGATGGGGTGTTGATTCGTTACAAGAAGATCCTGTCCACCTACCAGCGTGTGAGGAGCATGTCCAGAGCCTTTCAGATCCACGGCGTTGATCGAAACACGATGGCCTCCACCTCCCCCATCGCAGAGCTACTGCTGGTGGCTCCAGAGAAGGTCgtttacatttcttaatttTCCATAGTGATAGGGTGAAAACTAAGACTTATATGAATTAtggtttattaaaaaaatatcttgcTTTTGTAGATATTAATTTTACAGTCAAACACTTAAACATCACCATTAcgcattaaaaatgtatgcaacTGAACATATTGAAGAATACTGCATTTAACCAAATTTGCAAACTTCTTTGACCAAGAAATAGTAAATGTGCTAAAAACATACAATATTAGGTTGAAATtaagtttaaatgtgttttaagattCAGATTGCTTTGGAATGGCATAAAATGTGGCAGTTTCAGCTGCAAATGATGTGAGAACTACTTCAGTAATAATACCAATTTACGAATTAAAATGTTCACatgaacagctttttttttcactgcaggTAGCAGAGGTCGGGGAGTTCGAGGCGTCGAAGGAGAAGCTTCTGGACTACGCTCGGCGGTGCTACAAGACAATGGATGAGCCGACGCACGCCAAAGTCCAGACCATGAAGAAGACTCACAAACTGCTGCCGATCTCTTACAGGTTCAGGAACTGAGTGAGGAGTAAAGGATGGATTTAATCACACAGTTCTGCTATGAAAACATGATTGCActttatctatttttgttattcaTTGTCCTTAAGTAAAAAGAtaagaaaacttaaaacatttaattaggactaaatttaagaaaattaagAGTTCTGGCAACATGCTGCTTGATTttgttcatatttattttttagtttccTATTCTTCTTTATGTGCAGCTGTATTGTTGGCTGTTTTGTGTAAGATTTTGATTTTCAAGTGGTAAAAGTGTCTTTTGTCTTTCCTAAGGACTTAAATGTTATAAATGAGCTAAAAGATGCCTTATAATTTCAAAGGGTAGCGACTGGTCTTTCAGTGCctgcaaacattttttagaaACAATTGTTTATATTATAAactgttacattttttattttctgttgtatcaaaggaaagacaaatatttattatttcagatatttttatttgttaaatacAAACAGCTtgagttacaaaaaaaagtgtctttgTTCTAAAATCTCTGGGTTGTGCAGTACAATGAAGTTATCGAGATtattgtttgtgttgatgttgaaGACTTctgatttgttaaaaaaaaaaaaagttggacaTTTCACTTCAAACTGGAAATTAAATTAGTTTGAATCTCTAaatattgtgcatttttttctgccagagGTTTTATGTTTTACGTCGTCATCATTCCAGGCCGTTCTTGTGAACGTAATATCCCAACAcagctttgagggattttcttcaaactttggactattgtccactctgactctgaTTAGATTTTAACGATACAAGGTTAAAGGTCAGAGTGATGCCAAATCTTGTGAGCACACTATATATTAAGGatgcattttttgtcaaatttggctCAAACCTAAAGGTAGGTAGGTAATTCgatagattttggaggtcactAGCTGATGTGTCAATTTGACCCCGTCCACTTTAGCACCTctgcactgttttatttttaccttgtGGAGGCAGCTAGAAGCCAGAAGGTTGTGATTTCTTTGTGTATTTAAGCAACTGTGAAAAACCATCATAGAGCATGTACTAATACTAgcgcagtggttcccaaacttttcctgTGGGGCCCATCTTTAATAGTTGAAAATATTCTCATGCCCCCCTTACCCCTCACCATACAGATCAACATATAAAAGAATGTACAGGAAATACTCTGTCAGCCACGAAATTTGCTAagaaatttccttttttattagaATTTACTACAAAAAATGTAACCTCAAAATTTTGTAGCAAAAACAGCGACCATCCCCACACACAgggatttaaaaatctgactgaagatgaacaattcccagaaaataatgaaaacttaATAAACATCTTTAAACTGTATACTCTCAATCCTGCATATTTTCACTGACTATCGTGGGCTTATTTGGTGCTAAAGATCTTCTTGAGTCTTGGGTGCAGCTGTGACTCAGTTAAATTTTATTACTCAGCATTGTTTTTGTCTTGATTGAGGCAACAGCAGATAAA comes from Cheilinus undulatus linkage group 16, ASM1832078v1, whole genome shotgun sequence and encodes:
- the LOC121523225 gene encoding coiled-coil domain-containing protein 106-like isoform X2, which gives rise to MNPPSSREEANPPGHYMPHSSSSSGGGGLYLDAYEVSFPLEESLERPPSYHLNQGQQMMEEPVVQEPPPSQYSPFILVSNLRAHLYVALEKNAWLQRRIEELEEERNFLRCQLDRFIISMRSPEVSEWCGDTQRAVKVQPSCSPSPPSPMTTRSGMTLKRLQAPGPRPRRTTAIPVKQEFHLEEDKYYTEDEYVEEEEEEEEYEDSSLEKGSKKKGRVRANGEPRMKMRRIFRITHGRERQRVKDPDGVLIRYKKILSTYQRVRSMSRAFQIHGVDRNTMASTSPIAELLLVAPEKVAEVGEFEASKEKLLDYARRCYKTMDEPTHAKVQTMKKTHKLLPISYRFRN
- the LOC121523225 gene encoding coiled-coil domain-containing protein 106-like isoform X1, with translation MWSSSSRGAVMNPPSSREEANPPGHYMPHSSSSSGGGGLYLDAYEVSFPLEESLERPPSYHLNQGQQMMEEPVVQEPPPSQYSPFILVSNLRAHLYVALEKNAWLQRRIEELEEERNFLRCQLDRFIISMRSPEVSEWCGDTQRAVKVQPSCSPSPPSPMTTRSGMTLKRLQAPGPRPRRTTAIPVKQEFHLEEDKYYTEDEYVEEEEEEEEYEDSSLEKGSKKKGRVRANGEPRMKMRRIFRITHGRERQRVKDPDGVLIRYKKILSTYQRVRSMSRAFQIHGVDRNTMASTSPIAELLLVAPEKVAEVGEFEASKEKLLDYARRCYKTMDEPTHAKVQTMKKTHKLLPISYRFRN